From Paenibacillus sp. PL2-23:
CGGGCGAGCCCCCCACATATTTGGTGAAGGTCATCGTCTCCTCCATAGGACGATTTATTTCATTAGCGTTCAAATCGATACAGAGCCTGCCAATTGCCACAAAATCAAACGGCTTGCTGGAATCCCATGCTATATGCGATTGTGCCATCGTCTACTCCCCTCCGCCCGCCGCTTCCAGCAGGCCGTTCATATAATCCAGCGCATTGCGAGCATATTGGAATGGAGGGTGCAGGGCTGGATCCTGCTCGCCCTCAAGCATAGCCCAACCTTCATAGCCCCGCTCCACCAGCTCTGCCAGTATTGGCGCAAAGTCGATGCAGCCGTCGCCGGGCACCGTGAAGACACCCTTGCGGATACAGGTGACAAAATCCGCTCCTTGCGTCCGCGCCTCCGCAAGCACATGCGGCCGGACATCCTTCAAGTGCACATAAGCTATGCGGCCGTAATGCTTCCGCAGCAGCTGCAGCGGGTCGGAGCCGCCATAATAGGCATGCCCTGTGTCATAGAGCAGCCAGACGAGCGCCGGGTCGGTGAGCGCCATAAGGCGGTCAATCTCCTCCGGCGACTCCACCACCGTTCCGCCATGATGATGATAAGCCAGCTTCATGCCATATTCCCTGGCAATGCGGCCCGCGGCGTTCAGCCCTTCAGCCAGGCTGTGCCAGCCCGCCTCGTCCAAGCGCAGCACCTCCTTCTCATGCGGCGTACGGCGCGGATCGAAGTGGAGCGAGCCGCCGACCTCCGCTGTGCTGATGACAGGGCTGCCCATCTCATGCAGAAACTGTGCATGCGTGCGATAAGCCGCCAGCTCCGCCTCTCTGCAGGAGGGATCCGACAGCAGCACCGACTTCCACTGCGAGACGAGCCGTATTCCCCGAGACGCCAGCTCCCGCTTCAGCGCCGCTCGATCCTGGGGATATTTGCGCCCCATCTCTGTGCCGGTCAGACCCAGCCTCTGGATATCGTCCACAATAGTTTCAAACGTTGTATCCGCTCCATGCTCCCGGACATCCTCACCAACCCAGTTAATGGGGTGAATGCCGATTTGGAACGTTGTTGGCTTGCGCATGCTAAAGACCTCCCCGCGTTGATGATCGTAATATAGAAGCTCGCTGCTACAGCTCCCTTGTCCGGGCAATCCCTTCAGCTACGGCCCGATGGGACGCCTCCACCTTGGGACTTGACGACACCGACGGCACATCGACCCGCCACCAGGATTCATATCCATCTGTGTTCGTGCCTGGCAGCACTTTAATCTCGATCAGCGCCGAGCCCGACTCTTCGCGCGCTTGAAGCAGCGCCTCCCGAAGCTGTTGGGCCGTGCGGACGGTATACGCTCTTGCGCCCATGCTGCGCGCGTGCGCGGCGAAGTCCATCGGCATATAATCGCCTGTCAGCCTGCCGGTTGCGTCTTCGCGGTATCGGAACTCATTGCCGAAGCCGTCGCTGCCGTGTCCTCTCTGAAGATTGTGAATGCATTGATAGCCGCTGTTGTCGAACAACAGAACCGTCATCTTCACTCCCTCCTGGATGCTTGTGAGCAGCTCGGAATGGAGCATGAGATAGCTGCCATCGCCGACCATGGCGTACACCTCTTGCTTCGGCGCTGCAAGCGCCGCGCCGAACGCTCCGCTTACCTCATAGCCCATGCAGGAGAAGCCGTATTCCATATGGTAGGTTCCCGGCTGGGCCGGACGCCATAAGCGATGCAGGTCTCCGGGCAGGCTGCCGGCCGCGGCGACAATGATGTCGGACGGCTGCAGCGATTCGTTGATGACGCCAAGCGCTCTTGTCTGCGATAACCCTTCTTCATGCTCCAGCGTATAGAGACGGTCGACCTCGCGGCTCCATTCAGACTTCAGGCTCATCAGCTCATCCGTCCCATATCCGCTGGCGTAATTAGCCCCCTTCAGCGCAGCGTGCAGCGCTTGCAGCGCTTCCTTCGCATCCGCGGTGACCGCGATGCCGCCCAGCTTCACTGAGTCGAACGCGCTGACGTTGATATTAATGAACTGCACATCAGGATTGCCGAAGGCTGACTTGGACGCTGTTGTGAAATCGGAATAGCGTGTGCCGATGCCTATAATGGCATCCGCTTCCTTCGCCAGCCGGTTCGCAGCGAGCGTTCCCGTCACGCCAACTCCACCCATATTCAGCGGATGGTCCCATGGGAGAACGCTTTTGCCCGCCTGCGTCTCCGCTACGGGAATGCCGAAGGCCTCAGCGAACGCAGCAAGCTCTCCTGTCGCTCCGCTGTAATGAACGCCGCCGCCCGCAATCAGCAGCGGTCTCCGCTTGCCTATCAGCAGGCTGACAGCGCGGTGAATCGCCGCCGCCGCCGGAGGACGACGATCAACCGCATGGACTCTCCTTGCCAGGAAGGACGCCGGAAAGTCATACGTCTCGGCCTGCACATCCTGGGGCAGCGCCAACGTAACAGCGCCTGTCTCCGCGGGATCCGTCAGCACCCGCATAGCCTGAAGCGCCGCCTTCATTAGCTGCTCCGGCCGTACAATGCGGTCCCAGTAGCGGCTGACCGGCTTGAAGGCGTCTGCCGCCGACAGGGTGTAATCGGCTGGAGCCTCCAGCTGCTGCAGCACGGGGTCTGGCTGGCGGCATGCGAAGTTGTCGCCAGGTAGCAGAAGCAGCGGAATACGGTTAACCGTTGCGGTGCCTGCCGCCGTCACCATATTCAGAGCTCCAGGTCCAATAGAGGACGTGCAGGCATAGATCCTCCTCCGTCCGCTCTGCTTGGCGAATGCCGTGGCGGCATGTGCCATGCCCTGCTCGTTTTTACCTTGAATGAATGTTAATCCGCCAGGACTCCTCTCCAATGCCTCGCCGATCCCCGTCACATTGCCATGGCCGAATATACCCATT
This genomic window contains:
- the iolE gene encoding myo-inosose-2 dehydratase, with product MRKPTTFQIGIHPINWVGEDVREHGADTTFETIVDDIQRLGLTGTEMGRKYPQDRAALKRELASRGIRLVSQWKSVLLSDPSCREAELAAYRTHAQFLHEMGSPVISTAEVGGSLHFDPRRTPHEKEVLRLDEAGWHSLAEGLNAAGRIAREYGMKLAYHHHGGTVVESPEEIDRLMALTDPALVWLLYDTGHAYYGGSDPLQLLRKHYGRIAYVHLKDVRPHVLAEARTQGADFVTCIRKGVFTVPGDGCIDFAPILAELVERGYEGWAMLEGEQDPALHPPFQYARNALDYMNGLLEAAGGGE
- the iolD gene encoding 3D-(3,5/4)-trihydroxycyclohexane-1,2-dione acylhydrolase (decyclizing), with product MKTIKLSMAQALLQFLDNQYVSIDGKETKFVQGVMGIFGHGNVTGIGEALERSPGGLTFIQGKNEQGMAHAATAFAKQSGRRRIYACTSSIGPGALNMVTAAGTATVNRIPLLLLPGDNFACRQPDPVLQQLEAPADYTLSAADAFKPVSRYWDRIVRPEQLMKAALQAMRVLTDPAETGAVTLALPQDVQAETYDFPASFLARRVHAVDRRPPAAAAIHRAVSLLIGKRRPLLIAGGGVHYSGATGELAAFAEAFGIPVAETQAGKSVLPWDHPLNMGGVGVTGTLAANRLAKEADAIIGIGTRYSDFTTASKSAFGNPDVQFININVSAFDSVKLGGIAVTADAKEALQALHAALKGANYASGYGTDELMSLKSEWSREVDRLYTLEHEEGLSQTRALGVINESLQPSDIIVAAAGSLPGDLHRLWRPAQPGTYHMEYGFSCMGYEVSGAFGAALAAPKQEVYAMVGDGSYLMLHSELLTSIQEGVKMTVLLFDNSGYQCIHNLQRGHGSDGFGNEFRYREDATGRLTGDYMPMDFAAHARSMGARAYTVRTAQQLREALLQAREESGSALIEIKVLPGTNTDGYESWWRVDVPSVSSSPKVEASHRAVAEGIARTREL